In Burkholderia contaminans, the following proteins share a genomic window:
- a CDS encoding nucleobase:cation symporter-2 family protein: MQSNTVHPCDEVLPTGKLVTLGLQHVLVMYAGAVAVPLIVGAALKLPKDQIAFLISADLFSCGIATLIQTLGLWIFGIRLPVIMGCTFAAVGPMIAIGTNPGLGILDIFGSTIAAGIIGIVLAPMIGKLLRFFPPVVVGTVIAVIGLSLMEVGINWAAGGVGNPEYGSPVYLGLSLLVLTLILLINKYGRGFVANISVLLGIVAGFAIAFAIGRVNTDGVAHAPWVGFVMPFHFGLPHFDPLSIVTMVTVMFVTFIESTGMFLAVGDMVDRPVNQERLVRGLRVDGLGTLIGGIFNSFPHTSFSQNVGLIGVTGVKSRFVCATGGVILVLLGLFPKMAQVVASVPPFVLGGAGIVMFGMVAANGIKVLSKVDFVNNSHNLFIVAVSVGMGLVPVVSPHFFSKLPPALAPILHSGILLASATAVILNIVFNGVKGEKDARCEIRRAGHDFDGRPADVHH, translated from the coding sequence ATGCAATCGAACACGGTCCATCCGTGCGATGAGGTGCTGCCGACCGGCAAGCTGGTAACGCTTGGCCTGCAGCACGTCCTCGTCATGTACGCCGGCGCTGTCGCCGTGCCGCTTATCGTCGGCGCCGCGCTCAAGCTGCCGAAAGACCAGATCGCGTTCCTGATCAGCGCCGATCTGTTTTCGTGCGGCATCGCCACGCTGATCCAGACGCTCGGCCTGTGGATCTTCGGGATCCGCCTGCCCGTCATCATGGGCTGCACGTTCGCGGCAGTCGGCCCGATGATCGCGATCGGCACCAACCCCGGCCTCGGCATCCTCGACATCTTCGGCTCGACCATCGCGGCCGGCATCATCGGCATCGTGCTCGCGCCGATGATCGGCAAGCTGTTGCGGTTCTTCCCGCCGGTGGTGGTCGGCACGGTGATCGCCGTGATCGGGCTGTCGCTGATGGAAGTCGGCATCAACTGGGCGGCCGGCGGCGTCGGCAATCCCGAATACGGCAGCCCGGTCTATCTCGGCCTGTCGCTGCTCGTGCTCACGCTGATCCTGCTGATCAACAAGTACGGCCGCGGCTTCGTCGCGAACATCTCGGTGCTGCTCGGCATCGTCGCCGGCTTCGCGATCGCCTTCGCGATCGGCCGCGTGAATACCGACGGCGTCGCGCACGCACCGTGGGTCGGCTTCGTGATGCCGTTCCACTTCGGCCTGCCGCACTTCGACCCGCTGTCGATCGTGACGATGGTCACGGTGATGTTCGTCACGTTCATCGAATCGACCGGCATGTTCCTCGCGGTCGGCGACATGGTCGATCGCCCGGTCAACCAGGAGCGCCTGGTTCGCGGCCTGCGCGTCGACGGCCTCGGCACGCTGATCGGCGGCATCTTCAACTCGTTCCCGCATACGTCGTTCTCGCAGAACGTCGGCCTGATCGGCGTGACGGGCGTGAAGAGCCGTTTCGTGTGCGCGACCGGCGGCGTGATCCTCGTGCTGCTCGGCCTGTTCCCGAAGATGGCGCAGGTCGTCGCATCGGTGCCGCCGTTCGTGCTCGGCGGTGCCGGCATCGTGATGTTCGGGATGGTGGCGGCGAACGGCATCAAGGTGCTGTCGAAGGTCGACTTCGTGAATAACTCGCACAACCTGTTCATCGTCGCCGTGAGCGTCGGCATGGGCCTCGTGCCGGTCGTGTCGCCGCACTTCTTCTCGAAGCTGCCGCCCGCGCTCGCCCCGATCCTGCACAGCGGCATCCTGCTGGCATCGGCGACGGCCGTGATCCTGAACATCGTGTTCAACGGCGTGAAAGGCGAAAAGGATGCGCGCTGCGAGATTCGGCGCGCGGGACACGACTTCGACGGGCGGCCCGCCGACGTGCATCACTGA
- a CDS encoding S-(hydroxymethyl)glutathione dehydrogenase/class III alcohol dehydrogenase, protein MKTKAAIAWKAGAPLTIEEVDLEGPRAGEVLIEVKATGICHTDYYTLSGADPEGIFPAILGHEGAGVVVDVGPGVGTLRKGDHVIPLYTPECRECKFCLSRKTNLCQKIRATQGKGLMPDATSRFSLDGKPLFHYMGTSTFSNYIVVPEIAVAKVREDAPFDKICYIGCGVTTGVGAVVYSAKVEAGANVVVFGLGGIGLNVIQGAKMVGADKIIGVDINPKRVELAKKFGMTHFINPNEVENVVDHIVQLTDGGADYSLECVGNVKLMRQALECTHKGWGQSFIIGVAAAGEEISTRPFQLVTGREWKGSAFGGARGRTDVPKIVDWYMEGKINIDDLITHTLPLERINEGFDLMKAGESIRSVVLY, encoded by the coding sequence ATGAAGACGAAAGCAGCGATTGCATGGAAGGCGGGCGCGCCGCTGACGATCGAGGAAGTCGATCTCGAAGGGCCGCGCGCCGGCGAAGTGCTGATCGAGGTGAAGGCGACGGGCATCTGTCACACCGACTACTACACGCTGTCGGGCGCCGATCCGGAAGGGATCTTCCCGGCGATCCTCGGTCATGAAGGCGCGGGCGTCGTGGTGGACGTCGGCCCCGGCGTCGGGACGCTGCGCAAGGGCGATCACGTGATCCCGCTCTACACGCCGGAATGCCGCGAGTGCAAGTTCTGCCTGTCGCGCAAGACCAACCTGTGCCAGAAGATCCGCGCGACGCAGGGCAAGGGCCTGATGCCCGACGCGACGTCGCGCTTCTCGCTCGACGGCAAGCCGCTGTTCCACTACATGGGTACGTCGACGTTCTCGAACTACATCGTCGTGCCTGAAATCGCGGTGGCGAAGGTGCGCGAGGACGCGCCGTTCGACAAGATCTGCTACATCGGCTGCGGCGTGACGACGGGCGTCGGCGCGGTCGTGTACTCGGCGAAGGTCGAGGCGGGCGCGAACGTCGTCGTGTTCGGCCTCGGCGGCATCGGCCTGAACGTGATCCAGGGCGCGAAGATGGTCGGCGCGGACAAGATCATCGGCGTCGACATCAACCCGAAGCGCGTCGAGCTCGCGAAGAAGTTCGGGATGACGCACTTCATCAACCCGAACGAAGTCGAGAACGTGGTCGACCACATCGTGCAGCTCACCGACGGCGGCGCCGACTACTCGTTAGAGTGCGTCGGCAACGTGAAGCTGATGCGCCAGGCGCTGGAGTGCACGCACAAGGGCTGGGGCCAGTCGTTCATCATCGGCGTGGCGGCAGCGGGCGAGGAAATCAGCACGCGCCCGTTCCAGCTGGTCACGGGCCGCGAGTGGAAGGGTTCGGCGTTCGGCGGCGCGCGCGGCCGCACCGACGTGCCGAAGATCGTCGACTGGTACATGGAAGGCAAGATCAACATCGACGACCTGATCACGCACACGCTGCCGCTCGAGCGGATCAACGAAGGCTTCGACCTGATGAAGGCCGGCGAGTCGATCCGCTCGGTCGTGCTGTACTGA
- a CDS encoding efflux transporter outer membrane subunit — MMQKHALTAIAVALFATGCTMAPHYKRPDAPVAQAYPAGGVYATQPGAAGARSANGQAATAIGWREFFVDPRLQRLIEIALNNNRDLRVAVLNIEAARAQYQITRAGLFPTLDGTGTGSIQRVPQGLSQTGAPYISRAYNVGLSASWELDLFGRVQSLKDQALAQYLSTSYARQASEISLVSQVADQYLTLLSTDDLLKVTENTLKTAQASYDLTKLQFDNGTGSELELRQAQTVVETALANQQAQARARAQALNALVLLIGEPLPDDLPAGRPLDAQNLLTDVPAGLPSDLLTRRPDVMQAEQTLLAANANIGAARAAFFPKISLTGAFGTGSPTLGGLFKAGTAAWSFAPQITMPIFEGGQNIANLNLAHVQKRIEIANYEKAIQSAFREVSDGLAARGTYDQQIAALERNEHAQQRRFDLSDLRYKNGVDSYLSVLTAQTDLYSAQQSLISARLARWTNLVDLYRALGGGWIQRAGETPRAPDAPVDYDKAAAPAPASATATNG; from the coding sequence ATGATGCAAAAACACGCTTTGACTGCAATCGCGGTCGCGCTCTTTGCCACGGGCTGCACGATGGCGCCGCATTACAAGCGGCCCGATGCGCCCGTCGCGCAGGCGTACCCGGCCGGCGGCGTCTACGCGACGCAGCCGGGTGCGGCCGGCGCGCGCAGCGCGAACGGGCAAGCTGCGACCGCCATCGGCTGGCGCGAATTCTTCGTCGACCCGCGCCTGCAGCGGCTGATCGAGATCGCGCTGAACAACAACCGCGACCTGCGCGTGGCAGTGCTGAACATCGAGGCCGCGCGTGCGCAGTACCAGATCACGCGCGCGGGGTTGTTCCCGACGCTCGACGGTACGGGCACGGGCAGCATCCAGCGCGTGCCGCAGGGTCTTTCGCAGACCGGTGCGCCGTACATCTCGCGCGCCTACAACGTCGGCCTGTCCGCGTCGTGGGAGCTCGACCTGTTCGGCCGCGTGCAGAGCCTGAAGGACCAGGCGCTCGCGCAGTACCTGTCGACGTCGTATGCACGGCAGGCGTCGGAGATCTCGCTGGTATCGCAGGTGGCTGACCAGTACCTGACGCTGCTGTCGACCGACGATCTGTTGAAGGTCACGGAGAACACGCTGAAGACCGCGCAGGCGTCGTACGACCTGACCAAGCTGCAATTCGACAACGGCACGGGCTCCGAGCTCGAGCTGCGTCAGGCGCAGACGGTGGTCGAGACGGCGCTCGCGAACCAGCAGGCGCAGGCGCGTGCACGCGCGCAGGCGTTGAATGCGCTGGTGCTGCTGATCGGCGAGCCGCTGCCGGACGACCTGCCGGCGGGCAGGCCGCTCGACGCGCAGAACCTGCTGACGGATGTGCCCGCTGGCCTGCCGTCGGATCTGCTGACGCGTCGCCCCGACGTGATGCAGGCCGAGCAGACGCTGCTGGCCGCGAACGCGAACATCGGTGCGGCCCGCGCGGCGTTCTTCCCGAAGATCTCGCTGACGGGTGCGTTCGGCACCGGCAGCCCGACGCTCGGCGGCCTGTTCAAGGCCGGCACGGCCGCATGGTCGTTCGCGCCGCAGATCACGATGCCGATCTTCGAAGGCGGTCAGAACATCGCGAACCTGAACCTCGCGCACGTGCAGAAGCGCATCGAGATCGCGAACTACGAGAAGGCGATCCAGTCGGCATTCCGCGAAGTGTCGGATGGCCTCGCCGCACGCGGCACGTACGACCAGCAGATCGCCGCGCTCGAGCGCAACGAGCATGCGCAGCAGCGTCGCTTCGACCTGTCGGACCTGCGTTACAAGAACGGTGTCGACAGCTACCTGTCGGTGCTGACCGCGCAGACGGACCTGTACTCGGCGCAGCAATCGCTGATCAGCGCACGTCTGGCACGCTGGACCAATCTGGTCGACCTGTATCGCGCCCTGGGCGGCGGCTGGATCCAGCGCGCAGGCGAAACGCCGCGTGCGCCGGATGCACCGGTCGATTACGACAAGGCGGCCGCTCCGGCGCCTGCGTCGGCAACGGCGACGAACGGGTAA
- a CDS encoding metal ABC transporter permease, which translates to MFEYDFMINAFAASGIVAVLAGIVGYFLVLRGQTFAGHALSHVGFTGATGAVLLGISPIWGMVGFTLAAGIGMGALGEKLAGRDVAIGVILSGALGFGLLFLHFYTSFATQVTALLFGNVLAVSHDTLAVLAGIGAVSLAALALIARPLLFASLQPELAEAKGVSLRTVSMLFLAVCALAVAAATQIVGVLLVFTLLVGPAAAAQNVTTRLSTGVLLAALFALFEAWLGIVLAYHTDWPTSFWITALSALVYGASLLRRH; encoded by the coding sequence ATGTTTGAATACGACTTCATGATCAACGCCTTCGCGGCGTCGGGGATCGTCGCGGTGCTCGCGGGCATCGTCGGCTACTTCCTGGTGCTGCGCGGGCAGACCTTCGCCGGCCATGCGCTGTCGCACGTCGGCTTCACCGGCGCGACGGGCGCGGTGCTGCTCGGCATCTCGCCGATCTGGGGGATGGTCGGCTTCACGCTCGCGGCCGGCATCGGGATGGGCGCGCTCGGCGAAAAGCTCGCGGGCCGCGACGTCGCGATCGGCGTGATTCTGTCCGGCGCGCTCGGCTTCGGCCTGCTGTTCCTGCATTTCTACACGTCGTTCGCGACGCAGGTCACCGCGCTGCTGTTCGGCAACGTGCTCGCGGTGAGCCACGACACGCTCGCGGTACTCGCCGGCATCGGCGCGGTGAGCCTCGCCGCGCTCGCGCTGATCGCGCGGCCGCTGCTGTTCGCGTCGCTGCAGCCCGAACTGGCCGAAGCCAAGGGCGTGTCGCTGCGCACGGTGTCGATGCTGTTCCTCGCGGTGTGCGCGCTCGCAGTGGCCGCGGCGACGCAGATCGTCGGCGTGCTGCTGGTGTTCACGCTGCTGGTCGGGCCGGCCGCCGCCGCGCAGAACGTGACGACGCGACTGTCGACCGGCGTGCTGCTCGCCGCGCTGTTCGCATTGTTCGAAGCGTGGCTCGGCATCGTGCTCGCGTATCACACCGACTGGCCGACGAGCTTCTGGATCACCGCGCTGTCGGCGCTCGTGTACGGCGCGAGCCTGTTGCGACGCCACTGA
- the fghA gene encoding S-formylglutathione hydrolase, with the protein MLELVSSHACHGGEQRFYRHDSAAIGLPMKFSVYLPPQAAHGRVPALFYLAGLTCTDETFAIKAGAQQYAAQHGIALVMPDTSPRGAGVPGETDAWDFGVGAGFYVDATEAPWSTHYRMESYVTGELRALVAAELPIDGTRLGIVGHSMGGHGALTLALRHPGLYRSVSAFAPIAAPTRCPWGEKAFSGYLGADREAWKAHDASELVARADAPKFADGILVDQGLADQFLANQLNPDVFEAACAKAGQPLTLRRHPGYDHGYYFISTFIADHLAHHARVLAR; encoded by the coding sequence ATGCTCGAACTCGTTTCCTCGCATGCGTGCCACGGCGGCGAGCAGCGTTTCTACCGTCACGATTCGGCGGCCATCGGCCTGCCGATGAAGTTCTCGGTGTACCTGCCGCCGCAGGCGGCGCACGGCCGCGTGCCGGCGCTGTTCTATCTCGCGGGGCTCACGTGCACCGACGAGACGTTCGCGATCAAGGCCGGCGCGCAGCAATACGCGGCGCAGCACGGCATCGCGCTCGTGATGCCCGACACGAGCCCGCGCGGCGCGGGCGTGCCGGGCGAGACCGACGCGTGGGACTTCGGCGTCGGCGCGGGCTTCTACGTCGATGCGACCGAAGCGCCATGGTCGACGCATTACCGGATGGAGTCGTACGTGACGGGCGAGCTGCGCGCGCTCGTCGCGGCCGAACTGCCGATCGACGGCACGCGGCTCGGCATCGTCGGGCACTCGATGGGCGGGCACGGCGCGCTGACGCTCGCGTTGCGCCATCCGGGCCTGTACCGGTCGGTGTCGGCGTTCGCGCCGATCGCCGCGCCGACGCGCTGCCCGTGGGGCGAGAAGGCATTCTCGGGTTATCTGGGCGCCGATCGTGAAGCATGGAAGGCACACGACGCGAGCGAACTCGTCGCGCGTGCCGATGCGCCGAAGTTCGCGGACGGCATCCTCGTCGACCAGGGCCTCGCCGACCAGTTCCTCGCGAACCAGCTGAACCCCGACGTGTTCGAAGCCGCGTGCGCGAAGGCCGGCCAGCCGCTGACGCTGCGCCGCCATCCGGGTTACGACCACGGGTACTACTTCATCTCGACGTTCATCGCCGATCACCTCGCGCATCACGCGCGCGTTCTCGCACGATGA
- a CDS encoding xylulokinase → MRLLGIDLGTGSVKLVTLDADGVERAVASEPYALSSPQPGWAEIAPHAWWQALVRAAARLPADERAQVAAIGFSGQMHGVVLIDVAGQPVRPALLWPDTRAVREADAADWPAAGSPAAPNPVAPGMAGPLLRWLATHEPEALHAARWAVQPKDWLRIALGGDVAADPSDACATALATPDGEWDLALVDALGLPADRFAPVVPSTARCGTLGAQAAAALGLPAGVPLATGAADTACAALGSGLAAAGDALLTTGSGGQIVVLADALPPARRGLHRYRAAAGGGYYTMAAMQNVGLALEAVRGWLGYAQWADAYDEAFAHAASERLCFLPYLTGERSPWMNPDARGGWLGLGLGDTRGAMMRAAFEGVAFALRAGLDAIRDADRGDPVAMLRLAGGGSVDPRWRQLLADALGASLHAIDCPNAATRGAALLAGVAIGHWREDALHALAPAASPVAAPRDDRSLAARHARFIDLYARTDAWFTTGV, encoded by the coding sequence ATGCGCCTGCTCGGAATCGACCTCGGCACCGGCTCCGTCAAACTCGTCACGCTCGATGCCGATGGCGTCGAGCGGGCGGTCGCGAGCGAACCTTATGCGCTGTCGTCGCCGCAGCCCGGCTGGGCGGAGATCGCGCCGCACGCGTGGTGGCAGGCGCTCGTGCGCGCGGCCGCGCGGCTGCCGGCCGACGAGCGTGCGCAGGTGGCGGCGATCGGGTTCTCGGGGCAGATGCACGGCGTCGTGCTGATCGACGTGGCGGGGCAGCCGGTGCGTCCCGCGCTCCTGTGGCCCGACACGCGCGCGGTGCGCGAAGCGGACGCGGCCGATTGGCCCGCCGCGGGTTCGCCCGCCGCACCGAATCCCGTCGCGCCGGGCATGGCCGGCCCGCTGTTGCGCTGGCTGGCCACGCACGAACCCGAAGCGCTGCATGCCGCGCGCTGGGCCGTGCAGCCGAAGGACTGGTTGCGCATCGCGCTGGGCGGCGACGTCGCGGCCGATCCGAGCGATGCGTGCGCGACTGCGCTCGCGACACCCGATGGTGAATGGGATCTCGCATTGGTCGACGCGCTCGGCTTGCCGGCCGACCGGTTCGCGCCGGTCGTTCCGTCGACCGCGCGCTGCGGCACGCTCGGCGCGCAGGCTGCCGCGGCGCTCGGCCTGCCGGCCGGCGTGCCGCTGGCGACGGGCGCAGCCGACACCGCATGCGCGGCGCTCGGCAGCGGGCTCGCCGCCGCCGGCGACGCGCTGCTGACGACGGGCAGCGGCGGCCAGATCGTCGTGCTCGCGGATGCGCTGCCGCCCGCGCGACGCGGGCTGCATCGCTATCGCGCGGCGGCCGGCGGCGGCTATTACACGATGGCCGCGATGCAGAACGTCGGGCTCGCGCTCGAAGCCGTGCGCGGCTGGCTCGGCTATGCGCAGTGGGCCGATGCGTATGACGAAGCGTTCGCCCACGCGGCGTCGGAACGCCTGTGCTTCCTGCCGTACCTGACGGGCGAGCGTTCGCCGTGGATGAACCCTGACGCGCGCGGCGGCTGGCTCGGCCTCGGGCTCGGCGACACGCGCGGCGCGATGATGCGCGCCGCGTTCGAAGGTGTCGCGTTCGCGTTGCGCGCCGGGCTCGATGCGATCCGCGACGCCGATCGCGGCGATCCGGTCGCGATGCTGCGTCTCGCGGGCGGCGGGTCGGTCGATCCGCGCTGGCGCCAGTTGCTCGCCGACGCGCTGGGTGCGTCGCTGCACGCGATCGACTGCCCGAACGCCGCGACGCGCGGCGCCGCGCTGCTCGCGGGCGTCGCGATCGGGCACTGGCGGGAAGACGCGCTGCACGCACTGGCGCCGGCGGCGTCGCCGGTTGCCGCGCCGCGCGACGATCGCTCGTTGGCCGCGCGCCACGCACGCTTCATCGATCTGTATGCGCGAACGGATGCATGGTTCACGACGGGCGTTTAA